TCGGTGATCCTGCAGCCCATCTTTCCGCCGGCTCCCAGAAGAGCGACTCGAGTGGTCATGCTTACTGATCCATATCCACCAACTCCGCCCGGCGGGTTAAACATTGCTGCTACGGCGCGAGTACGGCGAATTAGCGAGAGACGATGCCGTCGTCCGGAGGATATCGTCGACGGTGTCCCTCGCAGAAGTCGACGGAGGCTCCGCGAGACGGCTTTTCGCGAGTAACGAGAAATATGCCGCGCGGTGTTCCAACGTGGAATATTGGGGCGATACGGACCAACAGACGTGTAGCAGTCCGCTTTCCTCCTCGCTAACCGCACTTCGGTCCGGGGATCGGGTATCGGATACACCCCGCTTCGACGGCGATCGTGAACCGGACAATTTCGGGCGACTCGGGCCGGTAGTGCCGACGTGTTCGTCCTGAGATGAAAACTACTCGAGCGGATGATAGGTATAACTGCGGAGAATTACCCGAAGTATTTTGCCGGTAGAAGCTAGAGATCGACTATGGACGAAGATCTTAGCGAGAGGCGAACAGTACAGGCGACGGAGACAGCGTTCGACATCGTGGAATACCTCCAGGCGGAGAACGGAGCGAAACTCCACGAGATCGCGGACGCGTTGGACCTGGCGAACAGCACGGTGTACCACCACCTGAACACCCTCCTCAAGCGGAGGTACGTCACTAGAGACGGCGACATGTACTATCCCGGTCTGGAGTTCCTCAACGTCGGAGGATGGGTTCGCGACCGACGAAGAGTAAATCGCCTGTCCGAGTCGTTCGTCAAAGCGCTCGCGGAGGAAACCGGCGAACAAGTGCAGTTCATCGCCGAGGAGAACGGGTTCGGCTATCACGTGTACACGGCGACCGGCGAACACGCGACGTCGATCGACAGCCGGTCGGGGAAACGAATCTACCTCCACGCGAACGCGGCGGGGAAGGCGATTATCGCCTACGATTCCGAGGAGCGTATCGACGAAATTATCGACACGGTGGGACTGCCCGCACTCACCGAACACACGATCACGGATCGGGAAGAGCTGATAACCGAACTCGAGCAGGTCCGCGAACAAGGGTATGCCTACAACTGGGAGGAGCACGTCGAAGGATACTGCGGAATCGCGGTTCCCATACGGCCGGAGGACGAGGTACTGGGAGCGCTCGCGCTCGGCGGGCCGATCGAACGCATCAAGAACGAACAATCGAAGGAAGCGTTGACGCAGCGACTGCGGGAAACAGGCAACGAGTTCGAACTAGAACTCAAGTTCCCCGACTTGTAGTCGACTCCAACGACCGGTTTCAACTCGTAAGACCGAAACCACCGCTTCGCTCGACCGATGGTTTACAGCCATACATTCGTAAACATCAGGTGCGAGGATGAACACCTGTCTACCTATCGAACGGCCGTTCGAAACGAATTCGTCTCGAGTGACTCGAGTATCCGCTCTCGACGCAGCGCTCGCGGTTCCGACGGGAGGTGGCGCTCTCGCCCTTCGACTCCCAGCGAACCACTCGAGCAGGACGTCGACTGGTATCGGCCGGAATTCGCGCACGAGTACCTCATAGAGGTCGTCTCCGACCGAAATCATCGATCGAGATTCCCAGAGGGGACGGACCCACGCGAGATCACACTTGATTATCGAAGTAATCAAGTGTGTTCTGCCGAACATCTCATTCGGTCGAATTCGGCAAATAGAAATCCGTGTACGGGAAAGACGACCATCGATAAACCATATTCAGCTATATCAAAGTCGAAGGCACTGGAAGTCGAGACTACAACGGGTTTAACGGGCCTGTGATGCGCGGTCTCGGACGAATTAGTGATCGGAAACTGTTTCAGATCGGCTTTCAAACGCCTCTTCCTATCGCACTACCAACTATATCGACCATTGCCTGAGGCTGTCGGCAGTGTCGCCACCGAGCAATTCCTCCAGGGTTTGGTTGTAACGATTCATGCCGTCTGTGTCGGTTCGGAAGTGGAACTTGGCACTGCTTCAGGACAGAATCGCTGGTCACTACAATCGGTTGATCAGATTCAGCGGCTCTCGAGACGCCCTCAGAGCTTGCCGAGTTCCCGCATGAGGTCGACCAATTCACGCGCTGACTCGATTTTCTCTCGTCGCACCTGCTCTTCAAAGCACGGCTCGTCCAGCGACTCGAAGGCGTTAATGGCCCGGTCGAGGTTCTGAATTCTGGGGACCAGCGACTGTCCGGTCTCGTAGTCGACTTCACGCTCTCGAATCTGGCCGATCAGCTGCAACCGCTGCCGGCGGAGATAGGAGAGCACTTCGCGGATGCGTTCGCGCTCTGTCTCCTGTCGGTGGTCCCGGTCGGCGACCTCGAAGTAGAACTCGCGGAGGGGGACGGTCTCGTCTTCGATTCGGACCGTCTCCGGAATCGAACTGCCGATGGTTCCGCTGGACTGGTACACCTGTTCCAGCAATTCCACACGCTGCTGTTCGTTCATTCGTTGCGTCATTATCTGTTCGAAACGTCACGCGGTTGGAAGATAGGTATTCCGAGCAACGAATTGCTCTTAAAATATTGTCATCAACGTTTAAGATGGCGGAAGTGTAGCTCTGAACGATGGATTCGGACGAGTTCTTCGACCTTCTGAGCAACTCGACTCGGATCGACATCCTCCAAACGTTGGCGAACGCATACGAAGAGACGCCGGCTGACCCGTGGCTCGAATACAACGAACTCCGCACGACCGTCGGCGTCCGCGACAACGGGAACTTCAACTATCATCTCGACCGAATGGGCGAGCTGCTCGTGAAGGGGCCAGCGGGATATCGTCTCTCGCGCATCGGCATGGCGATCCTCTCGACGGTCGCCTCCGGCGTCTTCGACCCCGACTGGAAGTGGGGGCCAGTCGACGCACCCGGTGACTGCCAGTACTGTAGCGATCCCGTCCAACTCGTCTACGAAGACGGGAATCTCTGGCTCACCTGCGGGACCGACAGCCACACTATCCCGCTATCGGTGCCGCCGAGTGTCCTCGACTCCCATCCGGACGACGCTGTGGTCGAACAGGTCGCCGTGCTGCAGAACCAGTGGAGTGCGCTGACCCGACGAGGAATCTGTGCGGAATGTTACGGACACGTCGACGGCGATATCCGGTACGGCGGTGCACGCGAGGATCATTACCACTATCACGGGGAGTGCCACCGCTGTGGTTTCCACCACGGCGTTCCCGTCGGCCTGTTCGTCCTCGGCCATCCCACCGTTCGGGCCTTCTACCACGAGCGCGGGGTCGACATCCGGACAACGCCGTTCTGGACACTCGACTACTGTGAACCCGGGAGCGAGACGGTGCTATCTACAGACTCTCTCCGTCTCCGAATCGACGTAACTCACGACGACGACGAACTCCCCGTCACACTCGACCGGGACGGCACTGTCGTCTCGACAGACGACCCGTAGCATGTCCCGGTCCGTGTCTATCCCTCGGTCAAACGCTCTTACGTTCTCGCTCTGGTTCACGAGCGTTGTTTAATCCGATGAGTCTGAATGAGGCAGACAGTGGTTGGAGAGATTTTGATGAGGTGGGCGGAACAGGCCGGCGACACCGGACCCGACGATCACGACGCCGTGCACGGGCGTGGCCGTGCAGTTGTCTCCTTCATTCGGTGTATCGCTCGATCAGGTCACGGAGTCGGTCCGCCGACAGCGCGCCGGTGTGCTGTTCGACCTGCTCGCCGTCCGCGAAGAGGACCAGCGTCGGGACACCGCGAACGCCGTAGGCGCTCGCGAGCTGCTGATGTTCGTCAACGTCGACCTTCGCGATCACGGCATCAGTTTCATCGGCCAGTCCCTCGAGGACGGGTTCGAGCATCTGACAGGGGCCACACCAGTCGGCGTAGAAGTCCACGAGGACGACGTCGTACTCCGCAGTGACGTCCTCGAGGTGGTCGTCGCTCTCCACGGAGAGCGGTTCGTCGATTGACTGCCCGGAAGTGCTGCCGTGTGCATCAGTTGCCATCGCGTCTCCGTACGGGGCGACAGCGTTTAAAGGTGTTGTGTGTATTGTACAATATAGGAACGGAAGTGAGGTGTGATTAGCAGATCCGAGGGATCGGCGTTCCCAGGGGCGATCGTATAGGAATTCTATGGAGGGTCTACAGCTTCGGTTGCCCGAACGCGTCCCGCTGTCGAAACAATTAGCGCGCAAGCCCAGTGATCAGATGTGTGCAGTTTCTGACTGCTGGCGCCCCGTTCACTCGGCTCTCTCCACCGAGGACGGCACAGTGAACCGCGCGAAATATCCGACTCGAGTACTGACGTGGTCCTCGAACTGGAATCCCTGTCGTTCGGCGCGTCGTCGGAGCGTCTCGAGCGTGACGAAATGCGGGTCGGGAAGCGATTCCCCGACGACGAGTCGGCCGCCCGGTTTCAGCACTCGCTCGAGTTCAGCGAGCGCCCGCTCCTGCTCCGGAATTTCGCCGAGAACGAGGACCAGATACGCGGCGTCGAACCTGTCGTCCGGATACGGCAGTTGCCGTCCATCGCCGCGTATCGGTTCGACGTTCCGGTGGCCGTGCCGTCTCGTCCGCGCTCGGAGGTGCTCGGCCATCGCCTGCTGGACGTCGGCGGCGTGGACCGTCCCGTTCGGCTCGATCGCCTGCGCGATCGTCCCCGTGTAGTACCCGGTCCCCGGCCCGAGTTCGAGGATCCGTTCTCCGGGCCGTGGATCGAGGAGATCTCGGAGTCGCGAGCGCGTGATGACCGGCCGAGGGAGATCGATCCAGCGGCGCTGCGAGTACGGGCAGGGCGACGGGTGCGATCGCCACCAGAGCGCGTATCCGATTCCGGCGAGCACGGCCAGACCGAGCAGGGACGCGGCTACTCGAGACGTGCGTCGAGAGATCATCGGGAACGAGTTCACCTCGGATAGGCTAAGGTCTTCTCCCGAAGCGATACGCAGACGAACGCTCTCACCGTCGGCTGCTGCCATGGCCGTGACTTTCCTTTAGACTATTGTACTATATTCACAATACTCCCTAAACGTGTCATTCGGGTCTGACGAGGCGTATCGATCCTCGCGTGAAGGACACGGCTGTAGCAGTCGGGTCATGTAGCACTCGTCCGGAACGCCCATAGCGTCACCGACGATCGTTACGGCTCGTCGTCGGACTGCCGCCACTCGAGAAGCGGTGTATCCGGATTCTCCCGGCCGGAGATGCCACAGATACCGGCGTCGGCTCCCGCCTGTTCGACGCCGTCGGCGATGCGACCGATCTGCCAGTCGACGTAGTGGCCCGCTTCCGACTCGTGGTCGTCGAGAGCGACGCGCGCACGACCCAGATTCGCGAACGACTCACGGAACTCGCAGTCGCGACACTCGATCACGACGTCTGCCTCGCCCATACGGATCGGTTGACGCAAAGCATCGAAAACCCTCCGATCGGCGGTTGCAACCCGACGGCACTACTCGAGATCGCCCTGTGTACCCCCGGCGAGCCAGGCCGCACAGTTGTTCGGTCCCAGCTCGAGTGCCGTCGCCTCGGACTCGTCTTCGGGCGGCTCCGTTCCCGTGTCGATTTCGATCGCGTGCCCGTAGTTCGGCGGTTTCTCGAGCGCGTTCTCGGCCAACCGGTGCACGAACTCGTCTTCCTCGAGTCCGGGTTCGATTTCCGCTGGCCACCGGTCGAACGCCGCCTGTGCGTCGTCGAGGAGGTGTGCGCGTCATATCCTCCGTGAAGATCTCGCGGAGCTTCGGGCCCACCCGCCGTGTACTCTCCGCAGATTCGGCTTCGCCGGATCGACCACGAATCGCCCGCCGAAACCGCGTTCACGCTCATCTGCGCCGAGTGCGAACCGCCGTGTCGGATCATCCCTCCCGTTCGTGCTTCGGATTTACGCATTGTACTCCCACGAGTCGGTGTACGCACCGTAGAGCCGGCGGAGCATTCCGGCGTCGGCGACCAGTTCGAGCGCGGTCGACGGTCGCCCCGCGACGCGTCGCATCACGGTCGCGGGCCGGCGAGTGATGTCGTCGATCGTCAGCCCCTCGAGGGCCTCCGCGACGGACGCCAGGAGCGCGGGGTCCTCGTGTTCGACCCACGCGCCGCGCATCAGCCGAGCGAGTCGGTACTCGGACCGCATCCGGTCGTACAGCTTCCGCGGGTAGGCCGTCTCGTCTCCGCTCGCGATCAGTGTCGCAGCGAGGTACGCCGATCTGATCCCCTGACAGATCCCCTCGCCCT
This genomic interval from Haloterrigena sp. KLK7 contains the following:
- the trxA gene encoding thioredoxin; the protein is MATDAHGSTSGQSIDEPLSVESDDHLEDVTAEYDVVLVDFYADWCGPCQMLEPVLEGLADETDAVIAKVDVDEHQQLASAYGVRGVPTLVLFADGEQVEQHTGALSADRLRDLIERYTE
- a CDS encoding methyltransferase domain-containing protein, coding for MISRRTSRVAASLLGLAVLAGIGYALWWRSHPSPCPYSQRRWIDLPRPVITRSRLRDLLDPRPGERILELGPGTGYYTGTIAQAIEPNGTVHAADVQQAMAEHLRARTRRHGHRNVEPIRGDGRQLPYPDDRFDAAYLVLVLGEIPEQERALAELERVLKPGGRLVVGESLPDPHFVTLETLRRRAERQGFQFEDHVSTRVGYFARFTVPSSVERAE
- a CDS encoding DUF5788 family protein, which translates into the protein MTQRMNEQQRVELLEQVYQSSGTIGSSIPETVRIEDETVPLREFYFEVADRDHRQETERERIREVLSYLRRQRLQLIGQIREREVDYETGQSLVPRIQNLDRAINAFESLDEPCFEEQVRREKIESARELVDLMRELGKL
- a CDS encoding IclR family transcriptional regulator, which produces MDEDLSERRTVQATETAFDIVEYLQAENGAKLHEIADALDLANSTVYHHLNTLLKRRYVTRDGDMYYPGLEFLNVGGWVRDRRRVNRLSESFVKALAEETGEQVQFIAEENGFGYHVYTATGEHATSIDSRSGKRIYLHANAAGKAIIAYDSEERIDEIIDTVGLPALTEHTITDREELITELEQVREQGYAYNWEEHVEGYCGIAVPIRPEDEVLGALALGGPIERIKNEQSKEALTQRLRETGNEFELELKFPDL